In Miscanthus floridulus cultivar M001 chromosome 19, ASM1932011v1, whole genome shotgun sequence, the DNA window gacgaatgccccagctcatttcatgtaattgatgaattcagtattcatgcttgAGCTAGATatgtttgtggtggtgtttattgatgacatcttagtacattctaagaacaagaaagaacatgcggaacatctcagaattgttctgacccgtctaagagaacatcagctttatgccaagttcagtaagtgtgacttttggctaaagaAAGTATAGTTTTTTGGACATGtgttgtcagctgaaggagttttagtagatccaagcaaagttaaggatgtactagattggaaaccaccaaccactgttcatcaggttcggagttttcttggaatggcgggttattaccgtcattttattccagatttctctagagtatccaagtccatcactaggttgttgaagaaccaagccaagtttgtctggtcatctgattgtgaagaagccttctagactttgaagagattgttaaccactacaccagtgttagcacaaccagatatcgagaagtcgtttgacatttattgtgatgcttctggtattggtattggatgtgtattgatgcaagaaggccgagtcattgcctatgcttctagacaacttaagcaacatgaagaacattatccaactcatgatttggagttagcagtagttgtccatgctttAAAGATTTGGTAGCATTACCTGCTTGATAATacttgccatatgtatacagatcacaagagtttaaagtatatctttactcaatcagagttgaacatgagacaaagaagatggttaaaattgattaaagattatgacttggaagtacattaccatcttggtaaggcaaatgtggttgcagatgccctcagtcgtaagagtcattgcaattgtctgacagtaaaaacaatggatttgactttatgccaagagatggaaaagttgagtatagaggtaattcaataaGGTAGTTTGACAAATATAACTATTGgatcaactattcgagaccagattattgccgctcagaaagaaaacaagggtatagcccatatcaaagaaagagtccagaatggaaaagcggaatgcttcaaaatagatgatgaaggtgtgctatggttcaagaatcgtcttgtggtaccaaaggttcctgagttgcgacagtcaattcttgaagaggcacatgctactaggttatctattcatctgggaagtaataagatgtaccatgacttgaaacaaagattttggtggaccaaaatgaagatagaggttgctcgatatatagcaaagtgtgatacttgtcaaaaggtaaaagctatacatttgaggactgctggagagttacagccattgcctattccagcttagaagtgggaggatattagtatggactttattgttggtctacccaagacatctaaaggctttgattcaatatgggttattgtagatcgactaactaagtcagcacattttcttctaatCATGAGTACATaccccactatccaatatgccaagatgtatttagcacgaatcgtgagcctacatggagtaccaaagaccatagtgtcagataggggtacacagtttgtctccaacttttggaaacaattgcatgcttcattgggtaccaaactcctacatagtacagcttatcacccatagactgatggtcaaactgaaagagtcaatcaagtacttgaagatatgttaagatgttgtgttcttaactattccaataagtgggatgaatgtttgcctttggctgagttctcatacaacaatagttaccaggagagcattagaatggctccatttgaagccctctatggtcgtagatgcagaacatcactaaattggtctaaacccgaggaaagatggttctttggagttgaccttgtgaaagaaacagaagagaaggttagacagatacaaagtaatttgaagatagctcagtctcgacaaaagagttatgtggataaatgacgtagaccattggtgtttaacaagggagattttgtatatctgaaagtatcaccaatgaagggagttaaccattttggtgttaaaggcaagttggcacctcattatattggaccatttcaaattttagagaggtatggaaaggtggcatatcacttgaagttaccagaacatctttcagctgtgcacgatgtgttccatgtttctcaattaaagaagtatcttcgagtgcctgagcaaaatgttgaggttgaaggagtggaacttgaacctgatttgacctattccgaatatcctatccgagttctagatcagaaagatcgtgtcactcgaaggagaacaatcaagttctacaagatacaatggaatcaacattccgaaaaagaagctacttgggaatccaaagattacttgctagagcaatttccagagtttcttgcgttgatatagaataatgttagttgtgctctgtTATTACGAACCATGTTTGTAAAGAGACCTTAGCTATTTATGGAcaggttttggatgtttttggattgacatatttccttttccattacttaccctcggactttaaatctcaggacgagatttcttttagggggaagggttgtaacacctcgggtgttttaaatactaaaacctgccatgtcgtCATATAAGCAAAGCATTTGgtcttagtgaaaattttgatatgcatacactaaaacaagtttacctttatgttatatgtgttgacttgtgtggcttgaattgagttaaaaatctttgtattgatttgaatttccgaaaaccctaatttccagtatttaaattctaccctgaaaacctaattaaaaatctaagcacattttggggttgagcctaaaagcaaaagtgtagagtttatcaaggtgtacaaagttggtttttggagttttcaaagttgttatataaaatttgaagtaatttcaaaaggcgaaatgtacttaaagtgtccccttttgattttaaacttgcatttcaaaatgttgaccgaattagagtatggttattaaagcaaagttgtagaactttgaattttgaacaacttttatttttggagatttttaagttaccatacaaatttgggagtaatttgagaatttaaaatgagtggcaattcggtaattagttgaaacagtgccatcgggcagctgtcaccgtcggcgagcttcctCTGGCTTCCAGGTGCACCCGTGGCCACGTTCGGCTCcgcgctggcatggagaagctGCTGTGCATCATCTTCATGTCCTTGGCCGTGTTATAAAGCCCAGCcaccgtcgtcgtttttcttcctctgtttttcccaacagtcttcttaagttaccaggaatatatgcatagtcgtcagaggtcattggacagtaacagttgcatatgggccctataatttaggaggttctgcctcACATagaaagtgcctcaccaaggtgctgatggatggaggtagtggcctcaacattctctatgtcgacaccctcgatgccatgcacatcccccggtcggagctccgcccagtgagctctcccttccatggcatgatcctAGGGACACAGGtgtacccactcgggcagatcgacctgcccatcatgtttggtgaTCGAGCAAACCTCCGCTcaaaggtcctcaccttcgaggtggtggactttccaggatcctaccatgccatcttggggcggccatgctacaccaagttcatggcaatccccaactacacctacctcaagttgaagatgccaggaccaaacagcatcatcatcgTGGGTAGTAGCTTTTCGCATGCCTACACATGTGACCATGAGCATTACGAGCttgccactgccatcatcaactccgCCGAGCTCCCAGGGCTCGGGAATTCATCGACTCTAGTAGTCCCAGACTACAATGAGCTAACCTCATCGAGTGCCTTCCACCCAATCGAGGAAACCAAGGTAGTGGGGATTGACCCCACCGACTCGACCAAGATGGTGCAGATCGGGGccaagctcctagccaaataggagaGCGAGCTCACTGACTTCCTACGTGCTAATCGGGATGTCTTCATATGGAAACCTTTTGACATACCAAGCATACCAACAGAGGTCATTAAGCATGCATTACGCCTCGTCCCAGGCTCAAAGCCTACCAAACAATGCCTACGTCGCTTTGACAAttagaggcatagggccataggcgtggagacgccaaactcctggcagtcggattcatcaaagaggtataccactccgactggctagctaatcctgttcttgtgaaaaagaagactaggaaatggagaatgtgtgttgattatactggcctcaacaaggcatgtccaaaggaccattttcctttgccacacatagaccagatagtcgactccacctcaggatgcgacaTCCTCTCCTTTcaggatgcctactcaggctatcaccagatcatgatgaaagagtctgaccaacttgcgacttcattcatcaccctgtatggtttgaactgctacgtaaccatgcctttcagtctaaagaatgctggcgccatctatcaatggtgcatgcaatgTTGCTTTGCtaaccaaatcgacccgcccgactagcctgaccaagtcaagcggctgaaaccaacaatcgccatctatgtagatgacatagtggtgaaaatagctcaagctagcgacctgatcacaaacttggccacaacattcGCAAACCTTTCGaatgttcaacatcaaattgaatcacaaaaaatgtgttttcgatgttccaaaggggaagctgctcggatacattaTGTCCAAatgcggcatcaaagccaaccccaaaaaaatcacaaccatctccaacatgggccctatacgcaatgtaaAGGGCATATAGTGGCTCACCGACTGTTTGGCCGCCCTTAGctgattcatctcccgactaggcgaGTGAGGGATGCTtctctataaacttctcaagaagatagatgcattcatctagactgaggaggcacaacaggctttggaaagcctcaaagcatcactaacattgGCCCTAATCCTTGTCGCTCTTGAacaaggagaacccctcctcctctacatcatggcaAACAACCATGTTGTGAGCGCCACCCTGgtcatcaaaagggaggagccaggacacccccTGAAGATCCAATGACtagtgtacttcattagtgaggtactctcCGATGCCAAAGTTTGATACCCCTAGGTTTAGAAGCTTCTATATGCTGTGccatagttggccatgcagcccgagcccatCGGCCTGGCCCAAGATCTATTTTTTGGCATGGCCCAAGCATGGCCTAGCTCAGTGGCTAGCGGGCCTGGGCTAGCATGGCCTAGAGGAGTAGGCTATGCCTAGACCTTACCCTAGGCACATGGGCTGGCATGGCATGGCCTGCTATAGAACCGGTGGCCCACTGGTGGCCCGACCAGCCTACTCGCTAAGAGCCCCAGCCTACCCGCCCAGCCCCTACCTCTCAGATGTGGTGCCCTCTCTCCCTCAtgtgttgttgctctccctcatgcACCATCGATCTCTCCCTTctccactctctctccctctggcCCTCCCTCCACTATCTCCCGGCGCAACAACGgcgcccctctccctccctcttaCACGGCCCCTACAGCGGCGCTCTACGGTGGAGCTCGCATGGCCCCCCACGGTGGAGCTCATGTGGCCCTATAGTGGTGCTCTCGCGAGGAGGCGGCGGGATCTGGCACTCCCTTGCAGTGGTGATGCTCCCTTGCAAGCGGCTAGCAAGATCTGACCTAAGGAGGTGGCGGCATGGAGCAGGGCGACTCTCCTCCGGCATAGACATCTCTGGGCAAGGGTAGCATGAATCTAGCATAGGACGGCACAGATCTCCTCCTCCATGGCAGATCCACTCCCCGTGTCCTTCCTCCCTCCCTTCTCTGGCAAATCCAGTGAACAGCGATGGTGGATCTAGCACTAGTGCAATGGATCCGACGAGCGCGCTGGCCTCCTCTAGATCCGGCATCGATCTCCTCATGGGTGAGCGGTGTTGACCCCCTACACCTCTCGAGCGGCATcacccttcccctctctctctctgtcgaTAGCCAGTGGGCCTCGGGCTAGCACGGCCTGTGAAATTGGCCATGCTTCTTGGGTCGGCCTGGCATGAAAATCGGCCCATAGTGCCATGCCTAGGCCAGAGGCTAGGCCCATGGCCTTATGAGGCATGGCCTAGGAGGCACGTCATGTCGTGTCGGCCCAACCCCCATCAGGCCATGCTTTCATGGGCCCATGCCATGTCGGGCAGGCCCATTGGCCATCTATATGCCATGCTGATGGCGACCTGAAAGCtcttgcactacttcaccgatcacaaagtcatggtcatcacttcatacccactaggagacatcgtcCACAACCGTGACACCATAGgatagatctccaagtgggctctcaagctcatgggccacgatatcaggtatatcccccacactactattaagtctcaggctctcgctgACTTCATCCCAAAATGGATAGAAGTTCAGCTCctgaccctagacgtcacccatgagtactggatgatgtactttgatgggtcggtCACAGCGCCCAACTCAGGGGCTGGAgtagttctgatctccctagGCTTTGCTATGCAATCCatctccattttttagcctcaaacaacgccatggaatatgaggccctcatcaatggactgtgCATCGCCGTCGAGCTCAGCGCCACACGGCTATATGTCCACGGCGACTCAGAGTTGgccgtcgaccaagtcatgaaggagtcctcttgtaagagccctctcatggcagcatattgctaggaggtgcgcaagcttgaggacaaattccgaGGGAttgaactgcatcatgtcccccacAAGGACAATGATAccgccgattttctcgcaaaattggctgccaggtgggtgccgtctccaaatgggatcttcatcaatgatctccacgaGTCGTCTACCCACGTTCTAGAGGATCCGATCTAGGCGCACTCCAACACTAATCTGGCATGCAGGGGTTCCTACCTCCTGACATACCCCGACCCCAACCAAGTGCTTGGAGGATCCGACCCAGGCACCTTCATGGCGACATCGCCCGCCGACATCGCCATAATGGCGCTCGATCCGGTCGACTAGAGAGCAGCactacttgcctacctcctcaaggaggttctcccactagaAAGGACTGAAGCATGATGAATCGCTCAATGTGCCAAGACATTCATCGCCATCGGTGATGAACTTTTCAAGCAAAGTCCgttgggagtactcatgaagtgcatctcgACTGAccaagggaagcagctcctcctcgaggtccatgttaGAATCTATGAacatcatgcggccccaaggtcactggtcgacaaagcctttcaccaaggtttttactggtccACTATGCTGTGAGAAGCAAAGAAGGTTGtctgtaggtgtgaaggatgccagttctatgctcggcaaactcatctaCCGGCACAGGAGCtttagaccatccccatcacctggccattcatggtctggggccttgacatggttGGACCCCAAAAAGGCCTTGGgtagcttcactcacctactcatagcggtggacaaattcaccaagcggatagaggcaaagcccatcaccaacatccgctcagaagaggcgaTCAAGTTCTTCCTCAACAACATCTATCAATTTGGTGTTCCAAactatatcatcaccgaccatggaacaaacttcaatgggaagaagttcctagacttctatgatggatacggcatcaggatcgattggggcttagtcggacacccacgtaccaatggtcaggtcgagcgggccaatggcatggttctccaaggacttaagccccacatcttcgaccgactcaaaaaGTTTGTCgaacgatgggttgcagaggtcccagcgatcctttggagcctaagaacgaccccaaactggTCCACAGGTgggatagaaccgcccaatttatacaagatcaagtacggctgtccccgctaacacattgacacgcgcatactttcacttatataaacccggtagtccaccgagtatcacgaaggacctcggtaaatcaacatcacaaccaagatcgcgtgattaagcaaatacacatcacatatgcagagttgcagtggaaataatattgcaaatgggttcacaaataatattacaagttggggtttcaaaaccgattagtgaaaacaacatagctttcaaatgattacattaatataggttccaaatacattgctagcataagtgacatcctcagataaaagcatatagatgagaaataatatagagtcaccgagcccatcggcggtaagccaccatctttagcaggccaagaacttcacctgcaacatggtgggataaaccctgagtactcgaatgtactcagctagacttacccatcataaactagaaataaattgactccaaggattatgcaaggctgtataagtggaggtagcttgacaacattttgtataaaaagcgattaactcaattatacagtTATAGTTCTGTTATcaaattaattataactatccatctctagattagcaactatcatgtgccaaacatgtggtatatcattttagagcatacaatagtaaccatagcaggtgtaataattccatatttatctgaaccatcaacttccataatacaattactatgatgttggagctagccaagtttctcactatccgggagagacggcgattcgaatcgatttcatccagctgggaatttattcctaacacaaacccaggcatacagtgcgaaggcagccttaggtcacctttggtacaactcaggtacatatttcgcgggttcatacagcgctgcacaatcagggactaACGGTAGCCAGGTCGCTCAAGCCATGCCTACCCATGGTCCTGGACCAGGTTGctcaggtcatgcttgcccaCGGTCTATTGATCCGCTCCCCACAGAGGGCACACAACAGAACAAGGCCCGACCTAAGTTGAGccactcggcttcgcggtcagaacgagttatccggccagctaagtgataggcatgcgttcaatcttgtcagaagtgccaacaacggtacgatccttaatcgacacagacagggataggtccacacccaagacctctatgtcttgttgcttctctatcgacatcccgcccagtctccatttacattaccccatggttctttttcacgatagcaaatatagccaaccgtgctttggtatccacctatatctcgcaggtgataggaaatcacccgacttctatcggtctaagcatggctaagcagatattcgatcctggacctacacagggttaaaggtatgtgtatctggacaaggtagttccatgcatcaagtgtttccaatcaactcttataacctaatgcatcaatcataaaggactcaagtcctattttgtaaaacattgggagacttagaatgctctggggcttgcctggaatccaacactaggtcagtgtttgttagatgacactcgcttggtgagtatctctcatcctagcacttgtctagtccttccatcttcaggataggtccaccatacaccgtcttcgggtttggctccaacatcacgccctttacatggttcatctagcgtacctagatgagatgccagTGTATGAATATGAAAAatagtaatatgagatgcatcacataatagcattcaaggcaaacataagatcatgcaagacataggcacctagagttattttaactaaacatcacacaacctattatagagggatagcaagcatattaggcatggcacacaagtgaacttaagttcagatattgcacccatgcattgatcaagaactaaccaacatgtttagccaaaacaagagcaagctaaagcaatcacttagcacatgtatagaaatctggatagCGGCACAACAGTCACTGGTTTTATTCATAACTGGAGATACAAACATCCAaataaggtgatcctagactttctagaaagcttattaaattatccaaaacatgtttactattatcacaaggtgattcctcaattaacaaggtcaatcaagcataattgggcacctctgtccagacttggacagattctgccatgcaacttcacaagcttataactgcagatttagaccaccaaaaggagtgataTTTAACAATCTAGAAATCTCATTAAAAGCACTACACTTCTTCTATTA includes these proteins:
- the LOC136526068 gene encoding uncharacterized protein yields the protein MDGGSGLNILYVDTLDAMHIPRSELRPVSSPFHGMILGTQVYPLGQIDLPIMFGDRANLRSKVLTFEVVDFPGSYHAILGRPCYTKFMAIPNYTYLKLKMPGPNSIIIVGSSFSHAYTCDHEHYELATAIINSAELPGLGNSSTLVVPDYNELTSSSAFHPIEETKVVGIDPTDSTKMVQIGAKLLAK